A genomic stretch from Erysipelothrix sp. HDW6C includes:
- a CDS encoding thermonuclease family protein, translated as MKITKRTQNKLKQFIRKSVKGVIPVAILCALVTGASWYFNNAEALNRSAITMTDVHPHEVVRCIDGDTFAYGEQTIRLLAIDTPETVKPNTPVEPYGKEASDYTCSAITSAEVITLKQDTGNEKDKYGRTLAWVYVDDVLLQELLLSEGLAAIKYVDKKTVDPILLATLKVAESNAQAQRLKLWSD; from the coding sequence ATGAAAATAACAAAACGGACGCAGAATAAACTGAAGCAGTTTATTCGCAAAAGCGTTAAGGGCGTTATACCTGTAGCAATCTTATGTGCGCTTGTGACCGGTGCATCCTGGTACTTCAACAATGCTGAAGCATTGAATCGGTCTGCAATTACAATGACTGATGTACATCCTCATGAGGTTGTACGTTGTATCGACGGGGACACCTTTGCGTATGGTGAACAAACCATACGCTTGCTTGCAATTGATACACCGGAAACTGTCAAACCGAATACTCCGGTTGAGCCATATGGTAAGGAAGCCAGTGATTATACCTGTAGTGCGATTACTTCAGCTGAAGTAATCACACTGAAACAAGACACAGGTAATGAAAAAGATAAGTATGGCCGTACCTTGGCTTGGGTTTATGTTGATGATGTACTTCTTCAGGAGTTATTGCTATCTGAAGGACTTGCAGCTATTAAGTACGTTGACAAGAAAACAGTTGATCCTATACTTTTAGCAACGTTGAAAGTTGCGGAATCAAACGCACAAGCGCAAAGATTGAAACTATGGAGTGATTAG
- a CDS encoding ParB/RepB/Spo0J family partition protein has translation MITNIKIEHLQGHPKNPRLNVGDVTELADSIKEQGILQNLTVVPSDDGKYTVIIGHRRLEACKVAGLTEVPCAIAEMDEMTQVSTMLVENMQRADLTPYEEAQGIQQCLDLGMTDTDIIKKTGFSKSTIRNRKQMLKLNTEKVQSAEALTIDDYINLERIDDIEKRNELLEYAGTNDFKIEVEQAYQKQERMKRYQIILERLNELGFYMIEERNWNKHSYEDGLNARDDETLAKTLEALSKLDESTEYVYTTSEHGPTLYSVNKTEAPSASQSEKEEAEREARRVARRTRKELKPIFASAYQLRYDFMKKLVKGKMTDGMVKYLTSFIAENMITSHRSFEPKTSAMNELLGYETTQTHKLNPWQQELNERGTREVSNVRKFNIIASAIYLSIDWEDLNCYGHQGEFDKYNVNSIINVYDFLKALGYKMSDTETKLIEGTHELYYVEPKKPVKSKKKTADVVEVVTTDEAV, from the coding sequence ATGATTACCAACATTAAAATTGAACACTTACAAGGACACCCAAAGAACCCACGCTTAAACGTGGGTGATGTTACTGAACTGGCAGACAGCATTAAGGAGCAAGGAATACTGCAGAACCTAACAGTAGTGCCAAGTGATGACGGTAAGTACACCGTCATCATTGGACACCGTAGACTTGAAGCGTGTAAGGTTGCCGGTTTAACGGAAGTACCATGTGCGATTGCGGAAATGGACGAAATGACCCAAGTATCAACCATGCTCGTTGAAAACATGCAACGTGCAGATTTGACACCGTATGAAGAAGCACAAGGTATTCAACAATGTCTCGACCTTGGAATGACAGATACAGACATTATCAAGAAGACTGGTTTCAGTAAATCAACCATTCGCAATCGTAAGCAAATGCTCAAACTGAATACGGAAAAAGTCCAAAGTGCTGAAGCACTTACGATTGATGATTACATCAACCTTGAACGAATTGACGATATTGAAAAACGTAATGAACTCTTAGAGTATGCAGGAACCAATGATTTCAAAATCGAGGTTGAGCAAGCGTACCAAAAACAAGAGCGCATGAAGCGATACCAAATTATCCTGGAGCGATTAAATGAATTGGGATTCTACATGATTGAGGAGCGGAACTGGAACAAGCATAGTTATGAAGACGGTCTTAACGCACGTGATGATGAAACCTTAGCCAAGACACTTGAAGCATTGAGTAAACTTGATGAAAGCACAGAGTATGTTTACACAACCAGTGAACATGGTCCAACGCTCTATAGTGTGAATAAAACCGAAGCGCCAAGCGCAAGTCAATCCGAAAAGGAAGAAGCGGAACGCGAAGCACGTCGAGTGGCACGTAGAACACGCAAGGAACTCAAACCCATCTTTGCTTCAGCATATCAATTGCGATATGATTTCATGAAGAAACTTGTGAAAGGAAAAATGACAGACGGCATGGTAAAGTACCTTACATCATTCATAGCAGAGAACATGATTACATCACACCGTAGTTTTGAACCAAAGACAAGCGCCATGAATGAGTTGCTTGGATATGAAACAACCCAAACTCACAAATTGAACCCTTGGCAACAAGAACTCAATGAACGTGGTACTCGTGAAGTATCGAATGTGCGTAAGTTCAATATCATTGCTTCAGCAATCTATCTGTCGATTGACTGGGAAGATTTGAACTGTTACGGACATCAAGGCGAGTTTGATAAGTACAATGTAAACAGTATAATCAACGTTTATGACTTCCTTAAAGCGTTAGGGTACAAAATGAGTGATACTGAAACAAAACTCATTGAGGGAACTCATGAACTCTACTATGTTGAGCCAAAGAAGCCAGTCAAATCAAAGAAAAAGACTGCAGATGTTGTAGAGGTGGTAACAACTGATGAAGCAGTTTAA
- a CDS encoding LPXTG cell wall anchor domain-containing protein, with protein sequence MRKYRIKIKRLRKAVSTLSITIMTAVLLLTGMTSNISAGHDEIYTNQDKSAHVIVNRTLSDDELTLSFQVQSDDSVEILDITKENVSIKNDGIYQDKIVGQNGDYKYIVKISRQLLVEEDDEVVKTIDRDETFEFTVSIDEISVVRGNDGITESEEVTENAVEQEDYRTIKLDEVMYTVDGLDVVAELDYIPDMEDVLNLPQGYRAIITLEGNTLIVKNSEELQSRLMENYASGAVTTGSVLSSGVSFYWKANTSYYWEDIAFTEITVNGQVAYCIEPSVLNVSTSGATGTDFSSIGEVWVMSGNLSTQISNDTKRAIELISNYGYAYPGHQTQAYRWATQILIFEEIGWGFYSYGSLNPESEINEIKNLITTHSNRPTWHGNIKEVLPNETVTLTDPSLPYFDIAPETVGLQIISKTGTTITVKVISDNAKLILEKKRGSEKGTSFVYSDGLTQKVGYFKLMDPGFTNISFKLLKSTITFNKTDDTGRPVAGLGIEASYSQDFSVLIGRYTTDSNGSFKITDREINRTLYYREYSAPEGIVIDPTIKAFTPTGVAHTINIVNDVRQLLIGKVSPEGDPLQATFELYRNYYSENPELVTTVTTSELDGLALIDYLDKGLYTAKEIWVQEPYYVDVNNNTQDIIVDDIRGISKYEIEFTNEKVTGEYVIEKKDAKNGVAIEGVEYGIYDITDLQLDEDTELTYADVKALEAYETKLTNELGGVTFDALDISRKWVVIELSAPYGYVVDETLNYVEFEYVDCDTPVITHVAELLNERLQVTVKGVKVDSVTNSQIISKFFVLQLKDSEGNIVPIDHKDEDGTHYWKVDALEFYELSEVNAPIGYILSTEIKIVDTYEEKADHLYTIEFTNDAEPVPLPQTGIADNNLMMLALLIIVLGAIFVISVRRSKLKFSTDLSSFNAEVPNALVHGTTQIKVNDTKIETIKTSDVNNDTGHNQHDKDSKERQERPSHEKTRRME encoded by the coding sequence ATGCGTAAATATAGAATTAAAATTAAAAGACTAAGAAAAGCAGTATCAACTTTGTCTATAACAATTATGACTGCGGTATTGTTGCTAACAGGAATGACGAGCAATATCAGTGCAGGTCATGACGAAATTTATACCAACCAGGATAAAAGTGCTCATGTTATAGTGAATCGAACTTTGAGCGATGATGAACTAACATTATCATTTCAAGTTCAATCTGATGATTCAGTTGAAATCTTGGATATAACCAAAGAGAATGTATCAATCAAGAACGATGGAATATATCAAGATAAAATCGTGGGACAAAACGGTGACTACAAATATATAGTTAAAATCTCTCGTCAACTATTAGTTGAAGAGGATGACGAAGTAGTAAAAACGATTGATCGTGATGAAACTTTTGAATTCACAGTATCTATTGATGAAATTAGTGTGGTCAGGGGTAATGATGGAATAACAGAGAGTGAGGAAGTAACAGAAAACGCTGTTGAACAAGAAGACTATAGAACCATTAAACTTGATGAAGTCATGTATACCGTTGACGGTCTTGATGTTGTGGCGGAACTCGACTACATACCAGATATGGAAGATGTGTTGAATCTACCACAAGGCTATCGAGCAATTATTACACTTGAGGGGAATACTTTAATTGTAAAGAATAGTGAAGAGTTACAGTCACGACTCATGGAGAATTATGCCAGTGGTGCCGTTACTACAGGGAGCGTTCTGTCAAGTGGTGTTTCATTTTATTGGAAAGCAAATACATCTTATTATTGGGAAGATATTGCTTTTACTGAAATCACTGTTAATGGGCAAGTGGCATATTGTATTGAGCCATCTGTTCTCAATGTAAGTACCTCTGGTGCAACTGGCACTGACTTTTCATCTATTGGTGAAGTATGGGTAATGAGTGGAAATTTAAGTACACAAATTTCCAACGACACAAAAAGAGCGATAGAGCTAATTTCAAATTATGGATATGCGTATCCAGGACATCAAACACAAGCTTATAGATGGGCTACGCAAATACTAATCTTTGAAGAAATCGGATGGGGTTTTTATTCCTATGGAAGTCTAAATCCTGAAAGTGAAATAAACGAAATTAAGAATCTAATTACAACACATTCCAATAGACCAACCTGGCACGGAAATATAAAAGAAGTATTACCAAACGAAACAGTGACACTAACTGATCCGTCATTGCCATATTTTGATATTGCCCCTGAAACTGTAGGGCTGCAAATAATTTCAAAAACGGGAACAACCATTACTGTTAAGGTTATTTCAGATAATGCAAAATTGATTCTTGAAAAAAAACGAGGAAGTGAAAAAGGGACTTCATTTGTATACTCTGATGGCTTAACACAGAAGGTCGGATATTTTAAACTTATGGACCCCGGTTTTACAAATATAAGCTTTAAATTATTGAAATCAACAATCACATTCAACAAGACCGACGACACAGGAAGACCCGTTGCTGGACTTGGTATTGAAGCATCATACTCACAAGACTTCTCGGTACTTATTGGTCGTTATACTACAGATTCAAATGGTTCATTTAAGATTACAGACCGTGAAATCAATCGCACACTTTACTATCGTGAGTATTCAGCGCCGGAAGGAATTGTAATTGATCCAACAATCAAAGCATTCACTCCAACTGGAGTGGCACACACGATTAATATTGTGAATGATGTTCGTCAGTTGTTAATTGGCAAGGTCAGTCCAGAGGGTGACCCACTACAAGCAACGTTTGAATTGTATCGTAATTATTATTCAGAGAACCCCGAACTTGTAACTACAGTTACCACAAGCGAACTCGACGGATTAGCACTCATTGATTACCTTGATAAAGGTCTGTACACTGCTAAGGAAATTTGGGTACAGGAACCATATTATGTTGATGTGAATAACAACACACAAGACATCATTGTTGATGATATTCGTGGAATCTCGAAATATGAAATTGAGTTCACGAATGAAAAGGTCACAGGTGAATATGTTATCGAAAAGAAGGATGCCAAGAACGGCGTTGCGATTGAAGGCGTTGAATACGGAATCTATGACATCACAGACTTACAACTTGATGAAGACACAGAACTCACGTATGCGGATGTTAAAGCGTTAGAGGCGTACGAAACAAAACTCACCAATGAATTGGGAGGGGTAACCTTTGATGCCCTTGATATAAGCCGTAAATGGGTTGTGATTGAGTTGTCAGCCCCATACGGATACGTAGTTGATGAAACACTAAACTATGTTGAATTTGAGTATGTGGACTGTGACACACCGGTCATAACTCACGTTGCAGAACTGCTTAATGAACGACTACAAGTCACAGTTAAAGGGGTCAAGGTTGATAGTGTCACAAACAGTCAGATTATTTCCAAGTTCTTCGTGTTACAACTTAAGGATTCAGAAGGAAATATTGTGCCAATTGATCATAAAGATGAAGACGGTACACATTATTGGAAAGTAGATGCTCTTGAGTTTTATGAGCTAAGTGAAGTGAATGCGCCAATTGGATATATCTTATCAACTGAAATTAAGATTGTTGATACTTACGAAGAGAAAGCAGACCATCTCTACACTATCGAGTTTACAAATGATGCCGAGCCTGTACCGTTGCCACAAACTGGGATTGCTGATAACAACCTCATGATGTTAGCACTCTTAATTATCGTATTGGGAGCAATCTTTGTTATAAGTGTTCGACGATCAAAACTTAAATTCAGTACTGACCTTTCCAGTTTCAATGCTGAAGTACCCAACGCACTTGTACATGGTACAACGCAAATCAAAGTGAATGATACGAAAATTGAAACGATAAAAACAAGCGATGTAAATAATGATACTGGCCATAATCAACATGACAAGGATAGTAAGGAAAGACAGGAGCGACCCAGCCATGAGAAAACACGGCGCATGGAGTAG
- a CDS encoding type IV secretory system conjugative DNA transfer family protein, whose product METINQAIITLITSAIAPIFLIMAVLLIGYLVYAKGGEYSLKLQYFYHTTYFTFYNFVFAYCLLAILIVFINRHLLQWDNLVNLYQYASANPMTGLNDMFMNLQHIEYWIFASALIAITTTVIFFKTWRAPKAELKRNERKTMRKLFWHLPKKPNVDIDVNGVIVGTPGSGKTAMVLRIILAKIIQNLPVVVVDGKGDIGQFSIYDVVSKLARKFGRPLYVINQTISDDSDPYNPFINRNATQIKDMLISMGDWSDNASHYKGQASRYWQAMASYMLEFGIPISFKTLIHYSNSSEWAQAIINNIELEDMEDTSLPTSVRKQLLDRFGEFALSKSRVKYLRIILECGDDVEKNTSSFSTIYEGEGHKLFDGKNTFNLSTIIDTNAVLIVLLNKMAYGDFATGLGHLVIQDFKNSLADKMMRKLNQKVLAVFDEIGAYFDDELVDVSARIRSLNGYALYSMQGVSDIDVIDKNVRRQIMNNANFACVFKQNDSDDAIAAADYLGTDEVVNTTAQVEDMGTSHAGTGTGTNKITREYRFNPEVIKMLPKLRGIWFDKSNKHQRPFVFKVEYVDVEGVELPNKNDREYRRKTGEWNGSPGLPLHRLEGENNGSPTP is encoded by the coding sequence ATGGAGACAATCAATCAAGCAATTATAACTTTAATTACTTCCGCAATCGCACCTATCTTCCTTATCATGGCCGTATTGTTGATTGGCTATCTTGTGTATGCAAAAGGGGGTGAGTACAGTTTAAAGCTTCAGTACTTCTATCACACAACGTACTTTACCTTTTATAACTTCGTATTTGCGTATTGTTTATTGGCCATATTAATTGTATTCATCAATCGTCATTTACTGCAGTGGGATAACCTGGTTAATTTGTATCAGTACGCCAGTGCAAATCCAATGACTGGATTGAATGACATGTTCATGAACCTACAGCATATAGAGTACTGGATATTTGCCTCAGCACTTATCGCCATAACGACAACAGTCATATTCTTTAAGACATGGCGTGCACCCAAAGCGGAACTGAAACGTAATGAGCGTAAGACAATGCGCAAGTTGTTTTGGCACCTACCCAAGAAACCCAATGTTGATATTGATGTTAATGGTGTTATTGTGGGCACGCCAGGTAGTGGTAAAACAGCGATGGTGTTGCGCATCATACTAGCCAAGATAATTCAAAATCTTCCAGTCGTCGTAGTTGATGGGAAAGGTGATATTGGACAGTTTAGTATCTATGATGTCGTATCAAAACTTGCGCGAAAGTTTGGCCGTCCTTTGTATGTAATCAATCAAACCATTAGTGATGATTCCGATCCATACAATCCATTCATTAATCGTAATGCAACGCAAATTAAAGACATGTTGATTAGCATGGGTGACTGGTCTGATAATGCTTCGCACTATAAAGGACAAGCAAGTAGGTACTGGCAAGCAATGGCTTCATACATGTTAGAGTTTGGGATTCCCATTTCATTTAAGACATTGATTCATTATTCAAATTCTTCTGAATGGGCACAAGCGATTATCAATAATATTGAACTGGAGGACATGGAAGATACATCATTACCAACTTCAGTACGTAAACAATTACTCGATAGATTTGGCGAATTTGCACTCTCAAAATCTCGTGTAAAGTATCTGCGAATCATCCTTGAATGTGGGGACGATGTCGAAAAAAACACGTCATCATTCTCGACGATTTATGAGGGTGAGGGACACAAGTTATTTGATGGAAAAAACACGTTCAATCTCTCAACAATTATTGATACAAATGCGGTACTTATTGTCCTCTTAAATAAGATGGCTTATGGTGATTTCGCAACGGGTTTAGGACATCTTGTAATCCAAGACTTCAAGAACAGTTTAGCTGATAAAATGATGCGAAAACTGAACCAAAAAGTCCTTGCAGTTTTTGATGAAATTGGTGCATATTTTGACGATGAATTAGTAGACGTTTCGGCACGTATTCGATCCTTAAATGGGTATGCTCTGTACTCGATGCAAGGAGTGAGTGATATTGATGTCATTGACAAAAACGTACGTCGACAGATCATGAATAACGCAAACTTTGCATGTGTGTTTAAGCAAAATGATTCTGATGATGCAATTGCAGCTGCAGACTATTTGGGAACCGATGAAGTCGTAAACACGACAGCGCAAGTCGAAGATATGGGAACATCACATGCAGGCACTGGAACCGGTACAAACAAGATTACACGTGAGTACCGATTCAATCCGGAAGTGATAAAGATGTTACCCAAGTTACGTGGAATATGGTTTGATAAATCCAACAAACATCAACGACCTTTTGTATTTAAAGTTGAGTACGTCGATGTTGAAGGGGTTGAACTCCCAAACAAAAACGACAGAGAATACAGACGGAAAACAGGTGAGTGGAATGGTAGTCCTGGACTACCACTACATAGATTAGAGGGTGAAAACAATGGTAGTCCGACCCCCTAA
- a CDS encoding replication-relaxation family protein: MTNKIEVTDRDILIFKLLNKFRVLDAELIKKFTGFTQLPHLQRRLIQLNDARYIGRERDGNTTPYIYFLRNKGMTILNGISGQNERPYTIRNFSKSSITHELLVAEICHMILEQNTSLELDDLQTDRELRKLGYHPDKVGDIRIYKFKVNIEVENTQKTFRRYPKKFGFNEDGFGQLWILNGYKTLKHKLNDYIKVYVNDRYVEAILLDEIQYYDFNLQPKAEVYQRQQQLKFDSQVQEREDNKRQAEEDEKRREEMIARERAIIETAEQNKRSSFWRK; this comes from the coding sequence ATGACTAATAAAATTGAAGTTACTGATCGTGACATATTGATATTCAAACTTCTCAACAAGTTTCGCGTCTTAGACGCTGAACTAATTAAGAAGTTTACAGGTTTTACACAACTGCCACATTTGCAACGTCGCTTAATTCAATTAAACGACGCGCGATATATTGGCCGTGAACGTGATGGAAATACGACACCATATATCTATTTTCTACGCAACAAAGGAATGACAATTTTGAATGGGATATCCGGACAAAATGAACGTCCGTATACCATTCGAAATTTCAGTAAATCAAGCATCACTCATGAGTTGCTTGTTGCGGAAATTTGTCATATGATATTGGAGCAAAATACGTCACTTGAACTTGACGATTTACAGACCGATAGGGAACTGAGAAAACTGGGGTATCATCCCGACAAAGTAGGGGATATTCGCATCTATAAATTCAAGGTAAATATTGAGGTTGAGAACACGCAAAAAACGTTTAGACGTTACCCAAAAAAGTTTGGATTTAATGAGGATGGTTTCGGTCAACTTTGGATACTCAATGGATACAAGACCCTTAAGCATAAACTCAATGATTACATCAAAGTTTATGTTAATGATCGCTACGTCGAAGCAATATTGCTCGACGAGATACAGTACTATGATTTCAATCTTCAACCAAAAGCTGAAGTCTATCAAAGACAACAACAACTGAAATTTGATTCACAAGTTCAAGAGCGTGAAGACAATAAGCGTCAAGCTGAAGAGGACGAAAAGCGCAGAGAGGAAATGATTGCGCGCGAGCGTGCAATCATTGAAACTGCTGAACAAAACAAACGTTCATCATTTTGGAGGAAATAA
- a CDS encoding helicase HerA domain-containing protein, translating to MIFRKKNTATSQKITRHNAQTLKRIVSQSGISWHELYYVNENRYFTCFQIMEFPETSQNDMLKTLNKRDDAFVTIDFSHVSAKEFNDQYESTLNKAERKKTDSKSFTAFRNAKKEQDAINDFNAYIDYTKQTVKTFSLRVFVFGKTFDELQRSSDEITNDFARLKLGGYIQTNNLAEDYQSITMLSNPIKQEVSSATLADFTMYNNVNVTDYHAAILGATATGVYAPNNYLFLNNSYNLVYIGGMGSGKSALAKKNEKNHLIKGNHTLHLLDVHNEYPPFCEAMDIPVVSFSENQNINICQIFSTTKSDGSGELTENDIQTRVSSIQETFKSFTGLTSETTYITLGEYLRKQFDGYIGKDFRTLKHSDWFTLGEIRTSVIEDLESLKDSDSAVKRNKANDLYEIERGLTDMCDNYGYIFDRITNIDFDLNKSICFDISFLSNNDDKRVLSSYLTVISNYLMQAVYLNLQKNLTMERKLKSKLNAKTHKEPYFTHRVLIDEFMKYAHDLSFLNAMEVMIKYMRKAYSGLAIIVHTTTETQKALTEHGEAIKNIFDLCTTKYIGRTGENSAKLLPTLLSGVTENDANATVNMRKNEKTGVRRFLVRDDQGRKLFFSSIITEREQAYFGGGV from the coding sequence ATGATATTTAGAAAGAAAAACACTGCAACGTCACAAAAGATAACACGACACAATGCTCAAACTTTAAAGCGTATTGTGTCTCAAAGTGGTATCTCGTGGCATGAGTTGTACTATGTCAATGAGAACCGATACTTTACATGCTTTCAAATCATGGAGTTTCCAGAGACGAGTCAAAACGACATGCTCAAAACACTCAATAAGCGTGATGATGCGTTTGTAACGATTGACTTTAGTCATGTGAGTGCAAAAGAGTTTAATGATCAATACGAAAGTACTTTGAATAAGGCTGAACGCAAGAAGACGGATTCTAAATCATTCACAGCATTTCGCAATGCAAAGAAAGAGCAGGATGCAATCAATGACTTTAACGCATATATTGACTACACGAAGCAAACTGTCAAAACATTCTCATTAAGGGTGTTCGTGTTTGGTAAAACATTTGATGAATTGCAACGAAGCAGTGATGAAATTACCAATGACTTTGCAAGGTTAAAGTTGGGAGGATATATTCAAACCAATAACTTAGCCGAGGATTATCAATCAATTACGATGCTGTCAAATCCAATCAAACAAGAAGTGAGCAGTGCAACACTTGCCGACTTCACGATGTATAACAATGTGAATGTGACGGATTATCATGCTGCAATACTGGGTGCAACAGCAACAGGAGTCTACGCACCGAACAACTACTTATTCCTTAATAACTCATACAACCTTGTATACATTGGTGGTATGGGGAGTGGTAAGTCCGCTCTTGCGAAGAAGAATGAAAAGAACCATCTTATCAAGGGTAACCATACGTTGCATCTACTTGATGTTCATAACGAATACCCTCCATTTTGCGAAGCGATGGATATTCCCGTTGTGAGCTTTAGCGAGAATCAAAACATCAATATTTGTCAAATATTCAGTACGACCAAATCGGATGGAAGTGGTGAATTGACTGAGAACGACATTCAGACGCGCGTATCAAGTATTCAAGAGACGTTTAAGAGTTTTACGGGACTAACCAGTGAAACGACCTACATTACACTCGGTGAGTATTTACGCAAACAATTTGATGGTTATATCGGTAAGGACTTTAGAACATTAAAGCATTCAGACTGGTTCACTTTAGGTGAGATAAGAACATCGGTCATTGAAGACTTGGAATCACTAAAAGATAGTGACAGTGCTGTCAAACGAAACAAGGCTAATGACTTGTATGAGATTGAGCGTGGTCTTACAGACATGTGTGATAACTATGGGTACATTTTTGACCGCATAACAAATATTGATTTTGATCTCAACAAGTCGATTTGCTTTGATATTAGTTTCTTAAGCAACAATGATGACAAGCGTGTTCTATCGAGTTATTTAACAGTCATTTCAAACTATCTCATGCAAGCTGTTTACCTTAACCTACAAAAGAATCTAACAATGGAGCGCAAGTTAAAATCCAAACTCAATGCAAAGACTCACAAGGAACCGTACTTCACGCATCGAGTATTAATTGACGAGTTTATGAAATATGCACATGATTTGAGTTTCCTAAATGCAATGGAAGTTATGATCAAGTACATGCGTAAAGCCTACAGTGGTCTTGCAATCATTGTTCATACAACAACTGAAACACAAAAAGCACTCACAGAACATGGTGAGGCTATTAAAAATATCTTTGATTTATGTACGACTAAGTACATTGGACGTACTGGCGAAAACAGTGCAAAACTATTGCCGACACTCTTATCTGGAGTAACTGAAAATGATGCGAATGCAACGGTGAACATGCGAAAGAATGAAAAGACCGGAGTGAGACGTTTCTTAGTCCGTGATGACCAAGGGCGTAAGTTGTTTTTCTCAAGTATCATTACAGAACGTGAACAAGCCTATTTCGGAGGGGGAGTATAG
- a CDS encoding M23 family metallopeptidase has translation MKKTITLFVLLFLSFFMLILGIAGVANGSSSGDELQSYSCVIDETLVLDILTEEQKQELNNLTNGDFKTETVILWDAVNDTYTLSDIIAHTNTMTEYATNVEVKLTRSILYQTLKYGHEYIDYLKEHNYEDVSQNTNVLYEEVKNIPEESSSIDFFVTVQSKGTTSFCVVGAIGLPAIKPYSISGWFPSYNQDGTGGYHDGIDLALPIGTPVFSTNNGTVVLTSSSCDNNGSMKNDCGGIGDNNLPGISGLGNFVIVKVDGQDIFLAYGHLTSPLAKIGDKVSTNQQIGLSGHSGKSSGPHLHFVVAQSENIYDVVNSMKVINPCNYVQGLCD, from the coding sequence GTGAAAAAAACAATAACACTGTTTGTGTTACTGTTTCTAAGTTTCTTTATGCTGATACTTGGGATTGCTGGAGTCGCAAATGGGTCTTCAAGTGGTGATGAATTACAATCGTATTCATGCGTCATTGACGAAACCCTTGTACTTGATATTTTAACTGAAGAACAAAAGCAAGAACTGAACAATCTTACAAATGGGGATTTCAAAACCGAAACTGTAATCTTGTGGGATGCTGTCAATGATACGTATACGCTCTCTGATATTATTGCTCATACAAATACAATGACAGAATATGCAACGAACGTCGAAGTTAAACTGACACGATCCATCTTGTATCAAACGTTGAAATATGGCCATGAGTATATTGACTATTTAAAAGAGCACAATTATGAAGATGTCAGCCAAAATACAAACGTACTCTACGAAGAAGTAAAGAACATTCCGGAAGAATCCAGTTCAATTGACTTCTTTGTAACAGTGCAAAGTAAGGGGACCACCTCGTTTTGTGTGGTTGGTGCTATTGGATTGCCTGCCATCAAGCCTTATTCGATTAGTGGATGGTTTCCATCGTATAACCAAGACGGGACAGGGGGCTATCATGACGGTATTGATTTAGCGTTACCCATCGGTACACCCGTGTTTTCGACAAACAATGGAACCGTTGTATTAACGTCCTCATCTTGTGATAACAATGGTTCAATGAAGAATGATTGCGGAGGTATCGGTGATAACAATTTACCTGGTATTAGTGGACTTGGAAACTTTGTAATTGTCAAAGTTGATGGTCAAGACATATTCCTTGCCTACGGTCATTTAACAAGCCCTCTTGCGAAGATTGGTGACAAGGTGAGTACTAACCAACAAATAGGTTTAAGCGGTCATAGCGGTAAGTCTAGTGGCCCACATTTACACTTCGTCGTAGCTCAAAGTGAAAATATATATGATGTGGTTAATTCGATGAAAGTAATAAACCCCTGCAATTATGTGCAAGGGTTATGTGATTAA